The Spirosoma radiotolerans genome has a window encoding:
- a CDS encoding BamA/TamA family outer membrane protein produces the protein MKLISRLYVSFLLVSVLAINGLAANRLLTDTTAILTDKPVIRQTPRQQDIADLVSRWFPRLPITPHDSSSLQEGKRFVLVIPQIGYTLQTRALAAVLVNTPFRMANANMSSITGQLSYTQNNQIIFNTNSSIWSPDNRYLWTNDWRLMHYPQATYGLGMYTSTDRVINMDYAYFRFYQSLLRRIAPNLYGGLGYHLDLHWNIDSYNSRREVTRISRYSNGIEGRSVSSGPIVQVVYDNRKNAINPSGGLYVNAAFRANISALGSDNTYQSALIEARKYVHLPGKSDNILAFWSYNALTLSGDPPFLDLPSTGWDNTGNVGRGFIQGRFRGKNLLYAETEYRFHLTADRLLGGVVFANAQTVTEQTSGKFEKVVPAIGTGLRIKMNKVSRTNLSIDYGFGFDGSKGLFFNLGEVF, from the coding sequence ATGAAACTCATTTCCCGCTTGTATGTGAGTTTCCTGCTGGTAAGTGTATTGGCCATAAATGGTCTGGCGGCTAACAGGCTGTTGACTGACACAACGGCTATACTGACGGATAAACCTGTAATCAGGCAAACACCTCGTCAGCAGGATATTGCCGATCTGGTAAGCCGCTGGTTTCCAAGGCTGCCCATCACCCCACATGACTCATCGTCTTTACAGGAGGGTAAACGGTTCGTTCTGGTGATCCCCCAGATTGGCTATACACTGCAAACCCGCGCCCTGGCTGCAGTCCTGGTAAATACCCCTTTCCGGATGGCCAATGCCAATATGTCGTCCATAACCGGGCAACTTTCCTACACCCAGAACAACCAGATTATTTTCAACACCAACTCCTCGATCTGGAGTCCGGACAACCGCTATTTGTGGACAAACGACTGGCGACTCATGCATTATCCACAGGCAACGTATGGGCTGGGCATGTATACCTCCACCGACCGGGTTATCAATATGGATTATGCCTACTTCCGGTTTTACCAAAGTTTATTACGCCGGATAGCGCCTAATTTGTATGGTGGCCTGGGGTACCACCTGGACCTTCACTGGAACATCGATAGCTACAACAGCCGACGGGAAGTAACCCGCATTTCGCGGTATTCGAATGGCATCGAAGGTCGATCTGTCTCATCGGGTCCAATCGTCCAAGTCGTGTATGATAACCGGAAAAACGCAATTAATCCTTCCGGTGGCTTATACGTGAACGCTGCTTTTCGCGCTAACATAAGCGCATTGGGGAGTGATAATACTTATCAATCTGCTTTGATTGAAGCCCGCAAGTACGTCCACTTACCAGGTAAATCCGATAATATTTTGGCCTTCTGGTCCTATAATGCGCTCACGTTAAGTGGCGATCCACCGTTTTTAGACTTACCCAGCACGGGCTGGGACAATACCGGCAATGTAGGGCGGGGGTTCATTCAGGGACGGTTTCGGGGAAAAAACCTGCTGTATGCTGAAACCGAATATCGGTTTCACCTCACGGCCGACCGGTTGTTGGGCGGAGTTGTTTTTGCCAATGCTCAGACCGTTACGGAACAAACCAGCGGAAAATTTGAAAAAGTCGTTCCCGCCATCGGGACCGGCCTACGAATAAAAATGAACAAGGTGTCTCGCACCAATCTATCCATCGATTATGGGTTCGGCTTCGACGGGTCCAAAGGATTGTTTTTTAACCTCGGCGAAGTTTTCTGA
- a CDS encoding lmo0937 family membrane protein → MGNLLYTIAVILIIIWLLGFLGFNSFGLGGIIHVLLVIAVIMIVLRLIQGRSV, encoded by the coding sequence ATGGGCAATCTCCTGTATACCATTGCTGTTATTCTCATTATCATCTGGCTACTCGGCTTTTTAGGTTTCAACAGTTTTGGCCTGGGTGGCATTATCCATGTTCTTTTGGTAATCGCGGTCATCATGATCGTACTCCGGTTGATTCAGGGTAGAAGCGTGTAA
- a CDS encoding RagB/SusD family nutrient uptake outer membrane protein, protein MRFLHNYKFLSTLGLTVILLGAVSCKEQLDVGNPNAPTVTANVNTEAGLINFAQGAVYVNGFANGDSWLGDSYFSLPWGYSELMGDMVGADASNNQVTTIGQPDYIILDDGTKEVNTSPQVSIIRAYNSRAATGAGNNPLYYQWLNMYALNNGCNTALSLIDGIKLSGDATSRANTIRAWCYWWKGYAYASIGSMYYSGLINDKAGSTNSDYVLHDKIIAQSNTYFNMAATTLGAITSATDYQTVMTQLIPAFNRVGHGGTATDALTIDMWKRNINTMLARNILVNKLAPFVNGNPNATISKSSTTAMTAADWNSVLTLATNGVKQSDYVFTGRTPPSNPFFTATGGTVAALTTGVNSGTTFKISERFIQNFNPGDKRFTNNFNTANTYKNNYIYTTRYNIIDGGAGEAGVYVYGTKTVGAYELYIASSYEENALILAEANMRLNNIEAGLALVDAVRAYQGAGVAAVAGTGLTLSKALTELTKERRVSLFGRGLAYYDSRRWGWTYDIATGGGSYGNTVVTSAGVVNKNVTINYNFMDYWDVPADEAVLNPSTSGVATKNPNY, encoded by the coding sequence ATGAGATTTCTACATAACTATAAATTTCTTTCTACCCTCGGTTTAACGGTTATCTTATTGGGAGCGGTTTCCTGCAAGGAACAACTGGATGTTGGCAACCCCAACGCGCCCACCGTAACAGCCAATGTCAATACAGAAGCCGGCCTGATCAACTTCGCGCAGGGGGCTGTCTACGTGAATGGCTTTGCAAACGGCGATAGCTGGTTGGGTGACAGCTACTTTTCGTTGCCCTGGGGCTACAGCGAACTTATGGGCGATATGGTAGGCGCTGATGCCTCGAACAATCAGGTTACCACCATTGGACAACCGGATTACATTATCCTGGACGATGGTACCAAGGAAGTCAATACATCACCTCAGGTCAGCATTATCAGAGCATACAACAGCCGGGCTGCTACCGGAGCCGGTAACAACCCCTTGTATTATCAATGGTTAAACATGTATGCCCTTAACAATGGCTGCAACACGGCACTAAGCCTCATCGATGGTATTAAATTATCGGGCGATGCTACCTCAAGAGCCAATACCATAAGAGCCTGGTGCTACTGGTGGAAAGGTTATGCCTATGCATCCATTGGGTCTATGTATTATTCGGGGCTTATTAATGACAAGGCAGGCAGCACGAATAGCGACTATGTCCTGCATGATAAAATCATTGCCCAGTCGAATACCTATTTCAACATGGCGGCTACTACGTTGGGAGCTATCACCAGCGCGACAGACTACCAGACAGTTATGACTCAGCTAATCCCAGCGTTTAACCGAGTGGGGCATGGAGGAACGGCTACGGATGCCCTGACGATAGACATGTGGAAACGGAACATCAACACCATGCTGGCCCGTAATATCCTGGTCAATAAACTGGCTCCTTTTGTAAATGGTAACCCGAATGCGACCATAAGCAAGTCGTCGACCACGGCGATGACTGCCGCTGACTGGAACAGTGTGCTGACACTCGCAACAAACGGAGTAAAGCAGTCAGATTATGTATTTACGGGAAGAACTCCGCCCTCTAATCCATTCTTCACCGCCACCGGAGGAACGGTTGCTGCGTTGACAACGGGCGTCAACAGTGGCACCACGTTCAAAATCAGCGAACGGTTTATTCAGAATTTTAACCCAGGCGACAAGCGGTTTACGAACAATTTCAACACGGCAAACACGTATAAAAACAATTATATCTACACGACGCGGTATAACATAATTGATGGTGGCGCTGGGGAAGCTGGCGTGTACGTGTATGGAACGAAGACGGTAGGTGCTTACGAACTCTACATTGCGAGCAGCTATGAAGAGAACGCCCTGATCCTGGCCGAAGCAAACATGCGTCTGAATAACATAGAAGCGGGATTGGCCCTTGTCGACGCAGTACGGGCATACCAGGGAGCCGGAGTGGCGGCTGTTGCCGGTACAGGTCTGACGCTGTCAAAAGCGCTGACCGAATTGACTAAAGAAAGACGGGTATCCCTATTCGGCAGAGGCTTAGCCTACTACGACAGTCGGCGGTGGGGCTGGACATATGACATTGCTACTGGTGGTGGAAGCTATGGCAATACGGTGGTGACATCGGCCGGCGTAGTCAACAAGAATGTGACCATCAACTACAACTTCATGGATTACTGGGATGTACCAGCCGATGAAGCGGTATTAAACCCATCTACATCGGGGGTCGCCACGAAAAATCCGAATTATTAA
- a CDS encoding SusC/RagA family TonB-linked outer membrane protein, whose translation MRKFICLSMLFICALSMTAWAQDRRIIGKVTSAEDGSPLPGVSVVIKGTTKGTSTDAGGIFDISVPSTKGTVLVFSFVGVATQEIPIGNQSEVNVSMVSDSRLLTEVVVTGSGVATSKAKLGISVESVSGKNLPQTPTASIDQALIGKIPGAQISSVSGNPGDPVNILLRGINTVQGGTKPLIMVDGVQVAATDINSLDLSNVDRIEVVQGAASASIYGAQGANGVIQVFTKKGKKGSIAVNFSTSYSSNQFLNTGNVHKAELHPYLTDANNNIVDSKGNILSINDVGSISGISYQYGGATRYAIQDIRNDANKPYSGNLKYYDHFKQVFQTGTTVNNAVNISGASEKSDFNISVANNHNVTPILKNGYIDRSNLSANFGTELFKGFTIRSTTQLVYTKNTLKPGLGAAGGFYYGQGNSLGNIGSVYGFLNTSPFFDLTAKLPDGTYPRIQYADFLSVNASNPYYNLQYTDGLDNKVDVIQNFNANYKVNKFVELDAKYGINYRNENARWTYYNQSQNVNSNFYETFSTTFNPYTGNNFAPNNNGEIDNWQYNTTFQNFLATAYIRTDFQDDFHIKLPIQTSTQISFDYRKNKYTEYDTYGLGVGLAPPFNISSTSSQAVALDYVRPFVTYGYLVNQKVDFGDYGGITAGFRTDWSSAFGAGSTPFTFPHFDGHIAPLTFFKNSSLSNALPYFKLRAAYGEAGIQPGAFDRYPVLNQQNLGSGLAYSIPTTSNNPNLQVEVSKEFEVGTDFTIGGNSNRTWLNSVSGSFTYWKRKSENVIYTVSVPPSLGSTGQLTNAINMSSNGVQFSLTLPVYSTKNLKWDFTTNFGHQLSKIDAISGGADIILLSNAGSTALVLTPGQPIGQLYGYKALTSLDYLRQDGKTPYITEANRGNYTIVDGRVVDKSTYQIQFTDETYPLANPNPKFNASFINGFTFKDFLTFNFQFDWVYGSHLYNQTKEWMYRDGISGDFSKQVTIDGKTGAFPAYWSSAYYNLWGSLRGAGNNATKDFFLEDASFVRLRNISLAFDVAKVVKIPYVNKCQLVFTGRNLLTFTKYTGYDPEISSGSSNSSFDRGVDHSTLPNTKSYQVGLNIGF comes from the coding sequence ATGAGAAAATTTATATGCCTGAGCATGCTGTTCATATGCGCACTCAGCATGACTGCCTGGGCGCAGGATCGGCGGATTATTGGAAAAGTTACATCCGCTGAGGATGGGTCGCCCTTGCCGGGCGTTTCCGTGGTTATAAAAGGAACAACGAAAGGCACCAGCACCGATGCGGGTGGTATTTTTGACATCTCCGTTCCGTCAACGAAAGGAACCGTATTAGTATTTAGTTTTGTGGGCGTCGCCACGCAGGAAATTCCTATCGGGAACCAGTCGGAGGTCAACGTTAGCATGGTTTCCGATTCACGTTTATTGACTGAGGTCGTCGTAACGGGGAGCGGGGTGGCTACCAGCAAAGCGAAACTAGGGATTTCGGTCGAGAGCGTTTCGGGTAAAAACCTGCCTCAAACCCCTACAGCCTCCATCGACCAGGCCTTGATTGGCAAAATACCGGGTGCTCAGATCTCATCCGTCAGTGGTAACCCCGGCGATCCCGTAAACATCCTGCTTCGCGGCATCAACACGGTACAGGGCGGCACCAAACCCCTCATCATGGTAGATGGTGTACAGGTGGCCGCAACGGACATCAACTCCCTTGACCTAAGCAATGTAGACAGAATTGAAGTTGTACAGGGGGCCGCTTCTGCCTCTATCTACGGTGCTCAGGGCGCCAATGGCGTTATTCAGGTATTTACAAAAAAGGGTAAAAAAGGCAGTATAGCCGTTAATTTCTCTACGAGTTATTCGTCCAATCAATTTCTGAATACCGGAAATGTCCACAAAGCAGAGTTGCATCCTTATCTGACCGATGCCAACAACAACATTGTTGACAGCAAGGGAAATATACTCTCCATTAATGATGTTGGGTCAATTTCAGGTATATCCTACCAGTATGGTGGTGCCACACGCTATGCCATCCAGGATATCCGGAACGATGCCAATAAGCCGTATAGTGGTAATCTGAAATACTACGATCATTTTAAGCAAGTATTCCAGACCGGTACGACGGTCAACAATGCCGTCAACATCTCCGGAGCTTCTGAAAAAAGTGATTTTAACATATCGGTTGCCAATAACCATAACGTGACGCCGATTTTGAAAAACGGGTATATCGATCGGAGCAACCTGTCAGCCAACTTCGGTACCGAACTATTTAAAGGGTTTACCATTCGGTCTACGACTCAACTCGTATATACGAAAAACACCCTAAAGCCAGGCTTAGGAGCCGCTGGCGGGTTCTATTATGGACAAGGCAATTCGTTAGGAAATATTGGCTCTGTCTATGGTTTTCTAAACACGTCTCCTTTCTTTGACCTAACGGCAAAGCTGCCCGACGGTACATACCCCCGTATCCAGTATGCTGACTTTTTGAGCGTTAACGCCAGTAACCCGTATTACAATCTGCAGTACACCGACGGTTTGGATAACAAGGTCGACGTAATTCAGAATTTCAATGCGAATTATAAGGTCAACAAATTTGTGGAACTGGATGCCAAATACGGCATCAATTACCGGAACGAAAATGCCAGGTGGACGTACTATAACCAGTCACAGAACGTAAACTCCAACTTCTACGAAACGTTCTCTACCACATTCAATCCCTACACGGGAAACAACTTTGCGCCGAATAACAATGGCGAAATAGACAACTGGCAGTATAACACAACGTTCCAGAATTTTCTGGCGACGGCTTATATACGGACTGACTTTCAGGATGACTTTCATATCAAACTTCCTATACAGACCAGTACGCAAATCTCGTTCGATTACCGGAAGAACAAATACACCGAATACGATACGTATGGCTTAGGGGTGGGCCTGGCTCCTCCGTTCAATATCTCCTCGACATCATCGCAAGCCGTAGCCCTCGATTATGTTCGCCCGTTTGTTACGTATGGCTATTTAGTTAACCAGAAAGTTGATTTTGGTGACTATGGCGGTATTACTGCCGGTTTCCGGACCGACTGGTCGTCTGCGTTCGGCGCGGGTTCGACGCCGTTCACCTTCCCACACTTCGATGGACATATTGCGCCCCTAACTTTCTTCAAGAACAGTAGCCTGTCTAATGCCCTACCCTACTTCAAACTGCGGGCAGCCTACGGCGAAGCGGGGATCCAGCCCGGTGCGTTCGACCGGTATCCTGTTTTAAACCAGCAGAATCTGGGGTCAGGCTTAGCGTATTCAATCCCAACCACCAGCAACAATCCAAACTTGCAGGTGGAGGTGTCCAAAGAATTTGAGGTTGGTACTGACTTCACTATTGGTGGAAATTCGAATCGTACGTGGTTGAACTCGGTTTCCGGGTCGTTTACGTACTGGAAACGCAAGAGTGAAAACGTAATTTATACGGTCAGCGTACCCCCATCGCTTGGGTCAACCGGCCAGTTGACCAACGCCATCAATATGTCGTCGAATGGGGTTCAGTTCTCGTTGACGTTGCCCGTTTACAGCACCAAAAATCTGAAGTGGGATTTCACGACGAACTTTGGGCACCAGCTCTCAAAAATTGATGCAATCTCAGGAGGAGCCGACATTATTTTATTATCGAACGCAGGTAGTACAGCCCTGGTGTTAACGCCCGGACAGCCAATTGGACAACTTTATGGGTATAAGGCCCTGACGAGTCTGGACTATTTGCGGCAGGATGGCAAAACACCGTATATAACGGAGGCCAACCGTGGCAACTACACCATCGTCGATGGGCGTGTCGTGGATAAATCAACCTACCAGATTCAGTTCACGGATGAAACCTATCCGTTAGCGAACCCAAACCCGAAGTTTAACGCGTCATTCATCAACGGCTTTACGTTTAAAGACTTCCTGACGTTTAATTTCCAGTTTGACTGGGTGTATGGCAGTCACTTATACAACCAGACAAAAGAGTGGATGTACCGCGATGGCATCAGTGGCGATTTCAGCAAGCAGGTGACCATTGATGGCAAAACCGGAGCATTCCCCGCTTACTGGTCCAGCGCATATTATAACCTGTGGGGCAGCTTACGGGGGGCGGGCAACAACGCTACCAAAGATTTCTTCCTGGAAGATGCTTCGTTTGTTCGGCTACGCAATATTTCGCTCGCTTTCGATGTCGCCAAAGTTGTCAAAATACCGTATGTCAACAAATGCCAGTTAGTGTTTACCGGCCGCAATCTTCTGACTTTCACGAAGTATACCGGCTATGATCCTGAAATCAGTTCCGGTTCGTCTAACTCGTCCTTTGACCGGGGAGTAGACCACAGCACGTTGCCGAATACAAAGTCGTATCAGGTTGGATTGAACATCGGGTTTTAA
- a CDS encoding amidohydrolase family protein — MKKLLISIFTLASLMSYGQNPAPAKPQTKTIALMGGTVHVGTGQVIPNGVVLFTNGVITNVVDGTLVKLNLTDVEVIDVSGKHIYPGIISPAATVGLQETGSVRATVDKQEIGILNPNIRALIAYNTDSEIIPTIRNNGVLLTQAMPQGGTISGSSSVMMADGWNWEDAALKKDDGLWLNWPTYFSNEFNFEDFTTIVRKNEKRGPAIDALQATFADARAYAAAPTPATMNLKLEAMRGLFSGKQNLYIRADYGKDIIEAVTFAKAMGVPKVVIVGGEESNRVLTFLKENNVPVILSALHRLPNREDEDVDLPYRMPGILQKAGILVSLSYADEWWRTRNLPFLAGTAAGFGVTDREEALKMVTSNTAKILGIDNLVGTLEKGKQATLFVSAGDALDMRTNVIEQVFMQGRKVNLDDRHKRLYKTYKDKYEQK; from the coding sequence ATGAAAAAACTACTCATATCCATATTTACCCTGGCCTCGCTTATGAGCTATGGCCAGAATCCCGCACCCGCAAAGCCACAAACGAAGACCATTGCGCTGATGGGCGGCACGGTTCATGTCGGTACCGGGCAGGTTATTCCGAATGGCGTTGTTCTATTCACCAATGGTGTCATTACCAATGTTGTTGACGGAACCCTGGTGAAGCTAAACCTGACTGATGTAGAGGTCATTGATGTGTCGGGGAAGCACATTTATCCGGGCATTATTTCCCCCGCAGCAACGGTTGGTTTGCAGGAAACAGGGTCCGTTCGCGCTACCGTCGACAAGCAGGAAATCGGGATTCTGAACCCGAACATCCGGGCATTAATTGCCTACAATACCGATTCTGAGATCATCCCTACGATTCGCAACAACGGCGTTTTGCTAACCCAGGCCATGCCACAGGGCGGCACCATATCCGGCAGTTCGAGTGTAATGATGGCCGATGGCTGGAACTGGGAAGATGCTGCCCTGAAAAAGGACGATGGCCTCTGGCTCAACTGGCCCACCTATTTCTCAAATGAGTTTAACTTCGAGGATTTCACCACCATTGTCCGGAAAAACGAGAAGCGTGGTCCGGCTATAGATGCCCTGCAGGCGACTTTTGCCGATGCCAGAGCCTACGCGGCTGCACCGACACCCGCAACGATGAACCTGAAACTGGAGGCCATGCGTGGGTTGTTTTCGGGCAAGCAAAACCTCTACATCCGCGCCGATTATGGAAAAGACATCATCGAAGCCGTTACGTTCGCCAAGGCAATGGGCGTGCCGAAGGTGGTGATTGTGGGGGGCGAAGAGTCGAACCGGGTGCTTACATTCCTCAAAGAAAACAACGTGCCGGTGATTTTGAGCGCCTTGCATCGCCTGCCCAATCGGGAAGATGAGGATGTGGACCTGCCGTACCGGATGCCGGGTATCCTGCAAAAAGCAGGTATTCTGGTGAGTTTGAGCTATGCCGATGAGTGGTGGCGTACCCGTAACCTGCCCTTTCTGGCCGGAACAGCTGCGGGTTTTGGCGTGACTGATCGCGAAGAAGCGCTGAAAATGGTCACCTCGAATACGGCAAAAATCCTGGGAATCGATAACCTCGTTGGCACGCTTGAAAAAGGAAAGCAGGCAACGCTGTTCGTATCCGCAGGCGATGCCCTGGATATGCGCACCAACGTAATTGAGCAGGTATTT
- a CDS encoding amidohydrolase family protein yields MTKHFLTALLAAGLAYSSVAQTTFPRNGVYDERPGLYAFTNATIIVDPQTTLQNATLLIRDGRIEAVGTAVSVPAGTVVTDLKGKRIYPGLVDIDSDYGMPELTRGAGGGRGGVPQYESNKKGAYYWNQAIQPENDASVLFKADTKKADELRKLGFGAVLTHPHDGIARGTGALVVLADDRENTLVLKPNATAHYSFSKGSSGQQYPNSMMGIVALLRQALYDADWYKRAGHKEQANMSLEALSRNQSLPAIFEANDKLGILRADKIGDEFGVQYIIRSSGDEYQRLDEVKATGASLIIPLNYPQPYDVEDAWDADNVSLAELKHWEMAPLNAGRVAGANIPFALTTAGLKNKADFWANVRKAIENGLTEQKALEALTTVPARLIRADDQVGSLKKGHVANFIITSGNLFSADNVIYENWMRGKQYIVNNKDAADLRGIWNLTVGSQTNLKLNITGKADKPEYQIIADTLKLTPKVALSGDLISIQVQQDKKKPGTTRLTGYRTSPTTIKGDGQTPDGKAITWSAVRAGDTPVSTSAASTSAVSTSVTSATNSAVASGTAVGTVIYPFVGMGNAQKPKTETMLIRNATVWTNEKDGVLMNTDVLVTGGKISKIGKSLPVSADIRVIDGTGKHLTNGIIDEHSHIALLSINEGGQSSSAEVRMSDVINPDDINIYRQLAGGVTSSQLLHGSANAIGGQSAIVKLKWGESPEGMLIKGADGFIKFALGENVKQANYPNPNVLTRFPQSRMGVEQVFVDHFTRAKEYTKGWAAYNKLSAKEKATATAPRRDIELDALAEILANKRFITCHSYVQSEINMLLKVADSLGFKVNTFTHILEGYKLADKMAKHGAGGSSFADWWAYKMEVHDAIPYNAALMHRQGVTVSINSDDAEMARRLNQEAAKTIEYGGMTEEDAWKMVTLNPAKLLHLESKLGSIRAGKDADLVLWNANPLAIYARPEYTIIDGAIYFSLKDEDQKRDLMQAERARLIQKMLTAKAGGASTTRPQPKRARMWHCEDIEGVMAEGQEGK; encoded by the coding sequence ATGACAAAACATTTCCTGACAGCGCTGTTGGCGGCTGGTCTGGCTTATTCCTCTGTGGCTCAGACTACGTTTCCGCGAAATGGTGTGTATGATGAGCGTCCGGGGCTATATGCCTTCACCAATGCTACCATCATTGTCGACCCACAAACGACACTTCAAAACGCAACATTGCTCATTCGGGATGGGCGCATTGAAGCGGTTGGCACAGCCGTTAGCGTACCAGCCGGAACCGTCGTAACAGACTTAAAAGGCAAACGTATTTACCCTGGTCTGGTCGATATTGATTCCGATTATGGTATGCCCGAACTTACACGTGGGGCAGGTGGCGGCCGGGGCGGGGTTCCTCAGTATGAGTCGAACAAGAAAGGAGCGTACTACTGGAACCAAGCCATACAGCCCGAAAACGATGCCAGCGTCTTGTTCAAAGCCGATACCAAAAAAGCGGATGAACTGCGGAAGTTAGGATTTGGGGCGGTGTTAACGCACCCACACGATGGCATTGCGCGGGGCACGGGAGCCCTCGTGGTCCTGGCTGATGATCGTGAAAATACGCTGGTGCTTAAACCGAATGCTACCGCGCATTATTCTTTCAGCAAAGGCAGTTCGGGGCAGCAGTACCCAAACTCGATGATGGGCATTGTGGCGTTACTGCGTCAGGCCTTGTACGATGCCGACTGGTATAAACGCGCAGGGCATAAAGAACAGGCTAACATGTCGCTCGAAGCCCTGAGCCGGAACCAGAGCTTACCCGCCATTTTTGAAGCCAATGACAAACTGGGTATCCTGCGGGCCGATAAAATCGGGGATGAGTTTGGCGTTCAGTATATTATCCGTAGCTCGGGGGACGAATACCAGCGGCTCGACGAAGTAAAAGCGACGGGTGCTTCACTGATTATTCCTTTGAATTACCCACAACCGTACGACGTTGAAGATGCCTGGGATGCTGACAACGTATCGCTGGCCGAACTGAAGCATTGGGAGATGGCGCCCCTGAATGCCGGTCGGGTGGCCGGTGCCAATATTCCGTTTGCGCTAACCACGGCAGGCCTGAAAAATAAAGCCGATTTTTGGGCCAATGTGCGGAAAGCCATCGAAAATGGGCTTACTGAACAGAAAGCCCTTGAAGCGCTAACGACGGTTCCGGCCCGGCTGATTCGTGCCGATGACCAAGTTGGGAGCCTGAAAAAAGGCCATGTCGCTAACTTCATCATTACATCCGGCAATCTGTTTAGCGCCGATAATGTCATTTATGAAAACTGGATGCGGGGCAAACAGTACATCGTCAATAATAAAGATGCGGCTGATCTGCGCGGTATCTGGAATTTGACCGTGGGCTCGCAAACGAACCTGAAACTGAACATCACTGGTAAAGCGGACAAACCCGAATACCAGATTATCGCGGATACCCTGAAACTGACCCCCAAAGTAGCCTTGTCGGGCGACCTTATCTCGATTCAGGTTCAACAGGATAAAAAGAAGCCGGGTACAACTCGGCTCACGGGCTATCGTACGTCGCCAACTACGATAAAAGGAGATGGACAAACACCGGATGGTAAAGCCATAACCTGGTCTGCGGTTCGTGCGGGCGATACCCCCGTTTCCACGTCGGCCGCGTCCACGTCGGCCGTTTCCACGTCGGTTACATCAGCGACAAATTCGGCGGTTGCGTCGGGAACCGCTGTCGGTACGGTGATTTATCCATTCGTTGGTATGGGCAATGCACAGAAGCCGAAAACTGAAACCATGCTGATTCGCAACGCAACCGTCTGGACTAACGAGAAAGATGGGGTTTTAATGAATACAGATGTACTAGTAACGGGCGGTAAAATCAGTAAGATTGGAAAGAGTCTGCCTGTTTCGGCGGATATCAGGGTGATCGACGGTACGGGCAAACACCTCACCAACGGCATCATTGACGAACACTCGCACATTGCCCTGCTGTCAATCAACGAAGGCGGTCAATCGAGTTCGGCGGAGGTTCGGATGTCGGACGTTATCAACCCGGACGATATCAACATCTATCGTCAGTTGGCCGGGGGGGTCACTTCCTCGCAGTTGTTACACGGATCGGCCAATGCCATTGGTGGACAGTCGGCCATTGTCAAGTTGAAGTGGGGTGAGTCGCCGGAGGGCATGCTCATTAAAGGAGCTGATGGCTTCATCAAGTTTGCCCTGGGCGAAAACGTAAAACAAGCCAACTACCCCAACCCGAACGTATTGACCCGTTTCCCGCAGTCGCGGATGGGTGTGGAGCAGGTTTTCGTGGATCACTTTACCCGGGCCAAGGAATACACCAAAGGTTGGGCGGCTTACAACAAGCTGAGTGCAAAGGAAAAAGCAACGGCAACGGCCCCGCGTCGGGATATTGAACTCGATGCCCTGGCCGAAATTCTGGCTAACAAGCGCTTCATTACCTGTCACTCCTATGTGCAGTCGGAGATCAATATGTTGCTGAAGGTAGCCGACTCGCTTGGGTTCAAAGTCAACACCTTTACCCACATTCTGGAAGGCTACAAACTGGCCGATAAAATGGCAAAACACGGCGCGGGCGGTTCATCTTTCGCCGACTGGTGGGCGTATAAAATGGAAGTACACGATGCTATTCCCTACAATGCGGCCCTGATGCACCGGCAGGGTGTAACGGTATCCATCAACTCCGATGATGCTGAAATGGCCCGTCGCCTAAACCAGGAAGCTGCCAAAACCATCGAGTACGGCGGCATGACCGAAGAGGATGCCTGGAAAATGGTGACCCTGAATCCGGCAAAACTGCTACATCTGGAGAGTAAGCTCGGAAGTATCCGGGCCGGAAAAGACGCTGATCTGGTGTTGTGGAATGCGAACCCGCTGGCGATTTATGCCCGCCCTGAATACACGATCATCGACGGAGCCATCTATTTTAGTCTGAAAGATGAAGACCAGAAGCGTGACCTGATGCAGGCCGAACGCGCCCGTCTGATTCAAAAGATGCTCACTGCCAAAGCGGGTGGTGCATCGACAACACGCCCCCAACCAAAGCGCGCCCGTATGTGGCATTGCGAAGACATTGAAGGCGTTATGGCCGAGGGACAAGAAGGGAAATAG